A single window of Halobacillus naozhouensis DNA harbors:
- a CDS encoding YegS/Rv2252/BmrU family lipid kinase, producing the protein MMPRYQRGIFVYNGNMQGEDLEQSLTVTLPVLAQEIKELTVIQTHSLGELRKVCYEYGPKVEVFVILGGDGTLHECINYLAPLESRPVLLLLPGGTCNDFSRVLGTPQNLQQAATQLLQGEEVKVDIGKADDRYFTNFWGIGLVTEASFNIDSEQKNRIGVLSYFISAIKTMNQTEPFSFTLRIDGETVNEEAVMVLVMNGRFIGTREVPLPDSQLQDGELDVLIVKNSNLTTFKELLTMNRPGADPSKFQELSHMQGQQVSIEVEAEKEVDMDGEIMGSTPARIEVLPNHFTFLCADPTVFHNVQGSISK; encoded by the coding sequence ATGATGCCTCGTTATCAACGTGGAATTTTCGTATATAATGGCAATATGCAGGGGGAAGATCTGGAGCAAAGTTTGACCGTTACGCTGCCAGTACTTGCCCAGGAAATAAAAGAGTTAACAGTCATTCAGACCCATTCATTGGGAGAGTTAAGAAAGGTTTGTTACGAATATGGTCCTAAGGTAGAGGTGTTCGTGATTTTAGGAGGAGATGGAACATTGCATGAATGCATCAACTATTTAGCTCCACTAGAATCCAGACCCGTTCTCCTTCTCCTTCCAGGGGGGACGTGTAACGATTTCAGCCGGGTATTAGGCACACCTCAAAATCTCCAGCAGGCTGCAACACAGCTTCTTCAAGGGGAGGAAGTGAAAGTGGATATAGGGAAGGCTGATGATCGCTATTTTACGAACTTCTGGGGAATAGGGCTTGTCACAGAAGCTTCTTTTAATATTGACTCTGAGCAAAAGAATCGAATTGGTGTATTGAGTTATTTTATCAGTGCCATAAAAACCATGAATCAAACAGAGCCATTTTCCTTTACATTAAGGATTGATGGAGAAACGGTTAACGAGGAAGCAGTAATGGTTCTAGTCATGAACGGGCGATTTATCGGGACGAGAGAAGTTCCTCTTCCTGATTCCCAGCTTCAGGATGGCGAACTTGATGTATTAATTGTGAAGAATTCCAACCTTACTACATTTAAAGAACTTCTCACAATGAACAGGCCTGGAGCAGACCCTAGTAAATTCCAGGAATTATCCCATATGCAGGGGCAACAGGTCAGTATAGAGGTGGAAGCAGAAAAAGAGGTAGATATGGATGGGGAAATTATGGGCAGCACTCCTGCTCGAATAGAAGTTCTACCAAATCACTTCACGTTTCTATGTGCGGACCCTACTGTATTTCATAATGTACAAGGTTCAATAAGTAAATAA
- a CDS encoding MATE family efflux transporter, which translates to MTMKEQSQRLGTQPIPKLLWNLSIPAMIGMFVMALYNVVDTLFIARGVGILGVAGVSIGFPVMMIMMAISAAVGIGGASVISRRLGESKPEAANKVFGNIIFIILLVSVVGIIGAFTFMKPLLVLFGATPDILPYAADYLFPIMLGSVFFSFSFTTNSIIRSEGNSRFAMITMIIPAVLNIILDPIFIFVLEMGVQGASVATVISQASVSIVVLHYFLSGKSSLELRLSEIKPRMLVIKETLTIGMPAFVRQVAGSIMIISINFMLIKYGGDFEVGVFGIVHKLTMFTIMPMIGVLQGMQPIIGYNYGGNQFTRLKETIMLGMKVVTIISAFIFIIMMTLPEILMHIFTGDQTVIDSGAYAMRIMFAMSVLIGVQVVSGGLYQALGMAKPALILSMARQVLFLIPLVLLLPNFFGVTGVWLAFPLADILAFTLSIFFLYKDRKLFFTKAEETPPYTPVHPH; encoded by the coding sequence ATGACCATGAAAGAGCAAAGTCAGCGCCTTGGCACCCAGCCGATTCCAAAATTACTATGGAATTTATCCATTCCTGCCATGATCGGCATGTTTGTGATGGCGCTTTACAATGTTGTAGATACATTATTCATTGCGAGAGGGGTCGGAATTCTTGGGGTGGCTGGTGTTAGCATCGGCTTCCCGGTCATGATGATTATGATGGCCATCTCAGCAGCTGTTGGAATCGGGGGAGCATCAGTCATATCGAGACGGCTCGGCGAGAGTAAGCCAGAAGCCGCAAATAAAGTGTTCGGCAATATTATCTTTATCATTTTACTCGTTAGCGTGGTGGGGATAATAGGCGCCTTCACTTTTATGAAGCCGTTGTTAGTTTTGTTCGGGGCCACCCCTGACATTCTCCCCTACGCGGCCGATTACCTTTTCCCTATTATGCTTGGATCTGTGTTTTTTTCATTCTCTTTTACGACCAACAGCATTATCCGCTCAGAAGGTAACTCCCGCTTTGCCATGATCACAATGATTATTCCTGCTGTATTAAATATAATCCTGGATCCCATTTTTATTTTTGTTTTAGAAATGGGAGTTCAAGGTGCTTCCGTCGCGACAGTCATTTCTCAAGCTTCCGTCAGTATTGTGGTCTTACATTATTTCCTTTCAGGCAAATCGAGTCTGGAATTAAGATTGTCCGAGATAAAGCCAAGGATGTTAGTCATTAAAGAAACACTAACGATCGGGATGCCTGCTTTCGTCCGTCAAGTTGCCGGAAGTATTATGATTATTTCTATTAACTTTATGTTAATTAAGTATGGCGGCGACTTTGAAGTAGGTGTTTTCGGGATCGTCCATAAGTTAACAATGTTTACCATCATGCCGATGATCGGCGTCCTTCAAGGTATGCAGCCCATTATCGGCTATAATTACGGAGGTAATCAGTTCACCAGATTAAAAGAGACCATCATGCTCGGCATGAAAGTTGTCACGATCATCTCTGCTTTTATCTTCATCATTATGATGACATTACCTGAAATTCTCATGCATATCTTTACGGGCGACCAAACTGTCATTGACTCGGGGGCGTATGCCATGAGAATCATGTTTGCGATGTCTGTTCTAATCGGAGTCCAAGTGGTAAGCGGCGGCCTGTATCAAGCACTTGGCATGGCTAAGCCTGCCTTAATTCTTTCGATGGCACGGCAGGTTTTATTCCTTATTCCCCTGGTCTTACTTCTTCCAAACTTCTTTGGTGTAACCGGGGTTTGGTTAGCCTTTCCATTGGCAGATATTTTGGCTTTTACCTTATCTATCTTCTTTTTATATAAGGATCGTAAACTTTTTTTTACAAAGGCGGAGGAAACTCCCCCATACACGCCCGTGCATCCACATTAA
- a CDS encoding MarR family winged helix-turn-helix transcriptional regulator, which translates to MDEQELYLKKKQDPSLKLFVVLAKAQRAIADLVKDDIQSFGLNTTEFGVLELLYHEGDQPLQKIGEKILLASGSITYVVDKLEKKEYLKRVPCPNDRRITYAAITSKGKELLHGIFPDHWKQIEMITGGLSEDEKRQAIDLLKKLGKYADQQK; encoded by the coding sequence ATGGATGAACAAGAACTGTATCTTAAAAAGAAACAAGACCCTTCTTTGAAGCTGTTTGTCGTCCTGGCAAAGGCTCAGCGCGCAATTGCTGACTTAGTGAAAGATGATATTCAAAGCTTTGGTTTAAACACAACTGAATTTGGTGTGTTGGAACTTTTATATCACGAAGGCGATCAGCCGTTACAAAAAATAGGGGAAAAGATTCTCTTAGCAAGCGGAAGTATAACGTATGTTGTAGATAAGCTGGAGAAAAAGGAATACTTAAAGCGCGTACCATGTCCTAATGATCGGCGTATTACGTATGCAGCTATAACGAGTAAAGGGAAAGAATTGCTTCATGGAATATTTCCTGATCATTGGAAACAAATTGAGATGATTACCGGAGGCTTGTCTGAAGACGAGAAACGGCAAGCCATCGATTTACTGAAGAAATTAGGGAAGTATGCGGATCAGCAGAAGTAG
- a CDS encoding efflux RND transporter periplasmic adaptor subunit, with amino-acid sequence MRTRYKVRICGLLIIAFLTLNASLIYFDRDSEVDRKSYINEWSSTFTEDLFESIHTSGIFTSNETNPVYFDKQSGSFQEFLVEEGDEVSEGDELYTYKVVNYEEQLTQLKTKAVRLQEEIISLTNYINELGSFTVPETGGASPPSFIPESSPDDSFSQDLEPQQQEGSESQTIETEFMKQKAIAEKELQLSQKQAHLSMVENQLRQLEETGQSITVTSEFSGVVTNLSENLHPPLLTLSSSNLIVSGELSEEHRKQVEEGMSSYVRIPDLEVEVTGLVESIKPFPKNVDVQQPSHYPYKIVIEENKEQVRPGYHANVEIITAEATDAVAAYDDVLKNLGNSSAWVMGDRGRLEKREIETGIREDRIVEVTEGLEEGEYLADQPEDEFREGSVFLTPLKLEHFEVQSLFEIDPSLMLDYGLLGLMNR; translated from the coding sequence ATGAGAACACGCTACAAAGTAAGAATTTGCGGTCTACTGATCATTGCTTTTTTAACCCTAAATGCCAGCCTTATTTACTTCGATAGGGACAGTGAAGTCGATCGAAAATCGTATATTAATGAGTGGTCCTCCACCTTTACAGAGGATCTCTTTGAATCCATCCATACAAGCGGTATTTTTACCTCTAATGAAACAAACCCTGTTTACTTTGATAAACAATCCGGCAGTTTCCAAGAGTTCTTAGTGGAAGAAGGGGATGAGGTTTCAGAAGGGGATGAGCTTTATACATATAAAGTCGTGAATTATGAAGAACAATTGACTCAATTGAAGACAAAGGCTGTTCGCCTACAAGAAGAGATCATCTCCCTCACAAACTATATTAATGAGCTGGGAAGCTTTACAGTTCCGGAAACAGGTGGGGCATCTCCGCCTTCCTTTATCCCTGAGTCTTCCCCTGATGATTCCTTTTCGCAAGACCTGGAACCACAACAACAGGAAGGCAGTGAATCTCAGACCATCGAAACTGAATTCATGAAACAAAAAGCAATCGCAGAGAAAGAACTTCAGCTTTCTCAAAAACAAGCTCACCTCTCTATGGTAGAGAATCAGCTGCGTCAGCTTGAAGAGACAGGCCAGTCAATCACCGTAACTAGCGAATTTTCGGGAGTGGTTACAAATCTGTCGGAAAATCTCCATCCTCCTTTGCTTACCCTGTCGTCCAGCAATTTGATTGTCAGCGGAGAGTTGTCTGAGGAACACAGAAAACAAGTAGAGGAAGGCATGAGTTCGTATGTGCGAATCCCGGACCTAGAGGTGGAAGTTACAGGTTTAGTTGAAAGCATTAAACCATTCCCTAAGAACGTAGACGTTCAGCAGCCCAGTCATTACCCATATAAAATCGTTATAGAAGAAAACAAGGAACAAGTAAGACCTGGCTACCATGCAAACGTTGAAATTATAACGGCTGAGGCAACCGATGCTGTCGCTGCTTATGATGACGTATTAAAGAATCTGGGAAATTCCTCAGCATGGGTCATGGGTGATCGAGGACGGTTGGAAAAAAGAGAAATTGAAACTGGGATCAGAGAGGATAGAATTGTAGAAGTTACCGAAGGGTTAGAAGAAGGCGAATATTTAGCCGACCAACCTGAAGACGAGTTTCGCGAAGGATCAGTGTTCCTTACACCATTGAAATTAGAGCACTTTGAGGTTCAAAGCCTTTTTGAGATTGACCCTTCTCTAATGCTTGATTATGGACTTTTAGGACTGATGAACAGATAA
- a CDS encoding LLM class flavin-dependent oxidoreductase has protein sequence MKLSVLDQSPVLTGMDSRDALRQTTELAKWTDRLGYYRFWVAEHHSTHSLAGSSPEVLTAHLASQTERIRIGTGGILLPHYSAYKVAETFRVLETLHPNRIDLGVGRAPGGIPNVNLALNRGEVPNIEGYPAQVEELIAYLHGEDPHGMGVFAAPQGGTAPPVWMLGSSGTSARVAADLGVSYSFAHFISGYGGARAMDRYKDAFHPSLQQRNPQGNVSIFAVCAESDQQAEYLAASLDLALLKIEQGGIRHHFPTPEEAFNYSYTMSDEQRIQENRNRMIVGSAGKVKSEIESLASYYQVDEVIVNTIVSPFDERMKSYELLAEAFQLREPTIK, from the coding sequence ATGAAATTAAGTGTATTGGATCAATCTCCTGTACTAACAGGGATGGATTCACGCGATGCTTTAAGACAAACAACAGAGTTAGCAAAATGGACTGACCGGCTTGGCTATTACCGGTTTTGGGTAGCCGAACATCATAGTACTCATAGTTTAGCAGGTTCTTCTCCCGAAGTGTTAACAGCCCATCTAGCTTCCCAAACTGAGCGAATTCGCATAGGGACGGGTGGAATCCTCCTCCCACACTATAGTGCCTATAAAGTGGCTGAGACTTTCCGGGTGCTGGAAACCTTGCATCCTAATCGGATTGACTTAGGAGTGGGGCGTGCTCCCGGCGGCATCCCAAATGTCAATTTAGCCTTAAACAGAGGGGAAGTTCCAAATATAGAAGGTTACCCCGCACAAGTCGAAGAACTGATCGCCTATCTGCACGGGGAAGATCCTCACGGCATGGGAGTGTTTGCGGCTCCGCAAGGCGGAACAGCACCGCCAGTTTGGATGCTCGGCTCAAGCGGAACAAGTGCAAGAGTGGCAGCAGACCTTGGGGTATCCTATTCATTTGCCCATTTTATTAGCGGGTATGGCGGAGCACGCGCAATGGACCGTTACAAAGATGCCTTCCACCCTTCCCTGCAGCAGCGAAATCCTCAAGGAAACGTATCCATATTCGCCGTTTGTGCTGAGTCCGACCAACAGGCTGAATACTTGGCTGCCAGTTTAGACCTCGCTCTTTTAAAAATTGAACAAGGTGGGATTCGCCATCATTTCCCCACACCTGAAGAGGCATTCAACTACTCATATACAATGTCTGATGAGCAGCGTATTCAGGAAAACCGTAACAGGATGATCGTTGGCTCAGCGGGAAAAGTCAAAAGTGAAATAGAAAGTCTTGCCAGCTACTATCAAGTTGACGAAGTTATTGTGAACACTATTGTTTCTCCTTTTGACGAACGCATGAAAT
- a CDS encoding MarR family winged helix-turn-helix transcriptional regulator — protein sequence MDRDIHPLLGYNINVISHFIQNVFNEKLSDYGLTYSQAKVIYFLANHGEQSQTELQNRLYIKASSMNGIIESLLKNECITKQICPNDKRSKLIKLTDKGVQLDETIWTIAQNIENEISLGLAEKDQQVMISCLQKIQNNLKHLKERS from the coding sequence ATGGATCGTGACATACACCCTTTGCTAGGTTACAACATCAATGTGATTTCACATTTCATTCAAAACGTATTTAACGAGAAACTGAGTGATTATGGATTAACCTATTCACAAGCGAAAGTCATTTATTTTCTGGCGAATCACGGAGAACAAAGTCAAACTGAATTGCAAAATAGATTGTACATTAAAGCTTCTTCCATGAATGGGATTATCGAATCTCTTTTGAAGAACGAATGTATCACGAAACAGATCTGTCCCAACGACAAACGGTCTAAGCTCATTAAGCTGACCGATAAAGGGGTTCAACTGGATGAGACCATTTGGACTATTGCTCAGAATATAGAAAATGAAATCAGTCTTGGGCTTGCTGAGAAAGATCAGCAAGTGATGATCTCGTGTCTTCAAAAAATCCAAAATAACTTAAAACACTTAAAAGAGAGGTCATGA
- a CDS encoding RAxF-45 family protein: MLSKHVIDRELLYINRALFHDLTVQGIRMSNFQLNNGKR; the protein is encoded by the coding sequence ATGTTATCAAAGCACGTGATAGATCGCGAATTGCTCTATATTAACCGTGCGCTTTTTCATGATTTAACTGTTCAAGGGATTCGTATGTCCAATTTTCAGTTGAATAATGGAAAAAGATAA